The Vicia villosa cultivar HV-30 ecotype Madison, WI linkage group LG1, Vvil1.0, whole genome shotgun sequence genome includes a region encoding these proteins:
- the LOC131603203 gene encoding monothiol glutaredoxin-S2-like: protein MERVTKMVSERPVVIFSKSSCCMSHTIKTLFCDFGVNAAIYELDEISKGKEIEQELSRLGCSPSVPTVFIGGKLIGGANQIMSLHLNRTLIPMLKKAGALWV, encoded by the coding sequence ATGGAAAGAGTGACAAAGATGGTTTCAGAGAGACCAGTGGTGATATTCAGCAAAAGTTCTTGTTGCATGAGTCATACCATAAAGACACTTTTTTGTGACTTTGGTGTGAATGCAGCTATTTATGAACTAGATGAGATATCAAAAGGGAAAGAGATTGAGCAAGAACTTTCTAGACTTGGTTGTTCTCCATCTGTTCCAACTGTTTTTATTGGTGGAAAGCTTATTGGTGGAGCTAATCAAATCATGAGCCTTCATCTTAACCGCACTTTGATTCCAATGCTTAAAAAAGCTGGAGCTCTCTGGGTTTAA